Proteins encoded within one genomic window of Candidatus Berkiella cookevillensis:
- the prmA gene encoding 50S ribosomal protein L11 methyltransferase codes for MSWHEISITGSKSEVDTVTSALEKQGALAVTYKDGEDNPIFEPSPQEVNLWDKVVTTGLFPIDCDLEEITLYLNKICPTCFISYQPLVDKNWTTAWLEHFKPQKFGNSLWVCPTQSLEAPDACFEGTVVALDPGLAFGTGQHPTTKLCLEWLASNKLDDKAIIDFGCGTSILAISALKLGAMIAYGIDHDDQAILSSQMNAEKNALNADQLKLYTSVDPAIPACELIVANILMNPLLSLAPILADLCLPGGTILLSGLLETQADGILDCYKAWFDFKPYCVDNGWILLVGTKRPLIA; via the coding sequence ATGTCGTGGCACGAAATATCTATCACGGGATCGAAGTCTGAAGTGGACACAGTTACCAGCGCACTTGAAAAGCAAGGCGCGCTAGCTGTTACTTATAAAGACGGTGAAGACAATCCCATTTTTGAACCTTCCCCACAAGAAGTTAATCTATGGGATAAAGTGGTTACCACAGGTTTGTTTCCCATTGATTGCGATCTCGAAGAAATAACTTTGTACTTAAACAAAATTTGCCCAACCTGTTTCATTTCTTATCAACCCTTGGTTGATAAAAACTGGACCACTGCCTGGTTGGAACATTTTAAACCACAAAAATTTGGCAACTCACTGTGGGTATGTCCAACACAATCATTAGAAGCGCCAGATGCATGCTTTGAAGGCACGGTGGTTGCACTTGATCCTGGTCTTGCTTTTGGCACAGGGCAACACCCAACCACAAAACTATGTTTAGAGTGGTTGGCATCAAATAAGCTAGATGATAAAGCAATTATCGATTTTGGCTGCGGTACCAGCATACTCGCAATCAGTGCCCTCAAGCTCGGCGCAATGATTGCTTATGGTATTGATCACGACGATCAAGCTATCTTAAGCTCGCAAATGAACGCTGAAAAAAACGCTCTCAATGCAGATCAATTAAAACTCTATACCAGTGTTGATCCCGCTATTCCTGCTTGCGAACTTATTGTTGCAAACATTCTGATGAATCCCCTTTTAAGCTTAGCTCCTATACTGGCAGATTTATGCTTGCCGGGTGGCACCATTCTTTTATCAGGACTCTTAGAAACTCAAGCGGATGGCATTTTAGATTGTTATAAAGCCTGGTTTGATTTCAAACCTTATTGTGTTGATAACGGTTGGATTCTATTGGTTGGAACCAAACGTCCTCTGATAGCATAA
- the accB gene encoding acetyl-CoA carboxylase biotin carboxyl carrier protein: protein MDIRKIKKLIELVDESGVAEIEIKEGEESVRIRSRIDVPTYSPSMVMPPIHSAAPTVQSATHVIEQSASPNSESQAPTHIPDGHVVNSPMVGTLYRAPSPEAPSFIEVGKEVKVGDTLCIVEAMKMMNQIEADKSGVIAAILVENGQPVEYGQPLVIIK from the coding sequence ATGGATATTCGTAAGATTAAAAAATTAATTGAACTTGTAGATGAATCTGGCGTAGCCGAGATCGAAATTAAAGAAGGTGAAGAATCTGTACGCATTCGTAGTCGTATTGATGTTCCTACTTATTCTCCATCTATGGTTATGCCTCCCATACATTCTGCGGCACCTACTGTCCAATCTGCCACGCATGTCATTGAGCAAAGTGCTTCGCCTAACAGTGAATCCCAAGCACCCACCCATATCCCCGATGGACACGTTGTGAACTCTCCAATGGTTGGCACATTGTATAGAGCACCTTCGCCAGAAGCACCTAGCTTTATTGAAGTCGGCAAAGAGGTAAAGGTAGGTGATACGCTCTGCATCGTTGAAGCCATGAAAATGATGAATCAAATAGAAGCAGATAAAAGTGGGGTTATTGCAGCCATTCTCGTAGAAAATGGCCAACCCGTAGAATATGGTCAACCTTTAGTAATCATTAAGTAA
- a CDS encoding helix-turn-helix domain-containing protein, with protein MTTIELPPPVESKTLPLRDIVSHMIEQYIITMEDHRIENLHTLVIKEVELGLFKKVLHLCHGNQSLAAKWLGLARGTLRKKLSEYQLD; from the coding sequence ATGACAACAATAGAATTACCTCCTCCAGTAGAGAGCAAAACACTCCCTTTGCGTGATATTGTCTCTCATATGATTGAGCAATACATTATCACTATGGAAGATCATCGGATTGAAAATCTGCATACACTTGTTATCAAAGAAGTTGAACTTGGACTCTTTAAAAAAGTTTTGCATCTCTGTCATGGTAATCAGAGTTTAGCAGCGAAATGGCTAGGACTTGCCCGAGGAACGCTACGCAAAAAATTATCTGAATACCAATTAGATTAG
- the accC gene encoding acetyl-CoA carboxylase biotin carboxylase subunit has product MLDKVVIANRGEIALRILRACHELGIKTVAVYSTVDQELLPVRLADEAICIGPAPSHESYLNIPAIISAAEITDSVAIHPGYGFLAENADFADRVEKSGFVFIGPKPETIRLMGDKVSAILTMKKAGVPCVPGSDGPLEDNPEENLKLAKQIGYPVIIKAAGGGGGRGMRVVHTEAALLNAISLTRAESQAAFNNNMVYMERYLCKPRHIEIQVLADNFGHVIHLGERDCSMQRRHQKVLEEAPAPFLSEEQRQKIGTVCVEACQAIGYRGAGTFEFLYEDGEFFFIEMNTRVQVEHPVTEMITGIDIVKEQLKIASGMPLTVQQSDIKISGHAIECRINAENPKTFLPCPGRIDWFHAPGGPGLRVDSHIYSSYKVPPNYDSLIAKLIAHGKTRDEAISRMNNALNEIVIDGIQSNIPLHQDLMKDSEFKKGGTSIHYLEEKMKS; this is encoded by the coding sequence ATGCTAGATAAAGTTGTTATTGCGAATCGTGGCGAAATTGCACTCAGAATTTTAAGAGCCTGCCATGAATTGGGTATTAAAACCGTTGCTGTCTATTCAACAGTTGATCAAGAACTCTTGCCTGTGCGCTTGGCAGATGAAGCCATTTGTATAGGGCCAGCGCCTTCGCACGAAAGCTATTTAAATATTCCGGCAATTATTTCTGCAGCCGAAATAACAGACTCTGTTGCTATTCACCCAGGATACGGATTTTTAGCTGAAAATGCAGATTTCGCGGATAGGGTCGAGAAAAGTGGCTTTGTCTTTATTGGTCCTAAGCCTGAAACTATTCGTTTAATGGGCGATAAAGTCTCTGCCATTCTAACAATGAAAAAAGCAGGTGTACCTTGTGTGCCCGGCTCTGATGGCCCGCTTGAAGATAATCCTGAAGAAAATTTAAAATTAGCGAAGCAAATAGGCTACCCTGTTATTATTAAAGCAGCAGGGGGTGGCGGTGGTCGTGGTATGCGGGTTGTCCATACAGAAGCCGCTCTGTTAAATGCCATTTCTTTAACACGCGCAGAAAGCCAAGCGGCTTTTAATAATAATATGGTCTACATGGAACGTTATCTATGCAAACCACGCCATATCGAAATTCAAGTATTGGCTGATAACTTTGGGCATGTTATACACTTAGGCGAACGTGATTGCTCTATGCAGCGTCGTCACCAAAAAGTACTAGAAGAAGCGCCAGCCCCTTTTCTCAGTGAAGAACAACGTCAAAAAATTGGCACTGTCTGCGTCGAAGCCTGTCAAGCAATTGGCTATCGTGGCGCGGGTACTTTTGAATTTTTATATGAAGATGGTGAATTCTTCTTCATCGAAATGAATACCCGCGTTCAGGTTGAACATCCAGTAACAGAAATGATCACAGGTATCGATATTGTAAAAGAGCAACTTAAGATTGCCTCTGGTATGCCTTTGACCGTTCAGCAAAGCGATATCAAAATCTCTGGTCATGCTATTGAATGTCGCATCAATGCAGAAAATCCAAAAACCTTTTTACCCTGCCCAGGTAGAATTGATTGGTTCCATGCACCAGGTGGCCCTGGTCTGCGCGTAGATTCTCATATTTACAGCTCTTACAAAGTGCCTCCTAACTACGATAGCTTAATTGCAAAACTGATCGCACATGGAAAAACGCGTGATGAAGCCATTAGCCGTATGAATAATGCCTTGAATGAAATTGTCATTGATGGCATACAATCGAATATTCCACTTCATCAAGATTTAATGAAGGACAGCGAATTTAAAAAAGGCGGCACCTCTATTCATTACCTAGAAGAGAAAATGAAATCTTGA
- a CDS encoding diguanylate cyclase — MEAKTQAVSPTILHQFPQMVNQLSHLVFNLDTKSISQEDLQTLQRTIVDIQNAIHALNQPAIRIVVDKIYQLIHKNIGTKHKSLSRNAINTLQSQVDMLRQVTQIHLETDIPQTSHESTQKLHHLIIGLHDKQLVEEIINQVKYFNYTSSSCESLEEIIELINHHPPNSYHAILLDTEFCTNKDPSLIKPLSEKVPILFVSFDNRVATRLFAVRAGGSAYLVRPVEFTHLIEKIDHIALNQNEITPYRILIVEDSRTQAKFIQQQLENAGMITEAINNPMEINKILQEFQPELILMDLYMPECSGFELTKMIRQQEPYMSIPIVYLSAEADLDKQLKAIKLGGDDFLTKPMEPEHLVLAIQARADRARTLRAEMIQDSLTGLLNHTRILEQLDLEIARAKRNHLPLSFAMIDIDYFKAINDNHGHPIGDRVIKGLARLLKQRLRKTDSIGRYGGEEFAIILPQTDRTVILPLIEDIRKGFSKLLHQSSDPLVEFTATVSCGLAEFTATNNTVGKLVQAADKALYAAKDQGRNCVVLDSE, encoded by the coding sequence ATGGAAGCAAAGACTCAAGCAGTATCTCCCACCATTTTGCATCAATTTCCACAAATGGTGAATCAATTATCCCATCTTGTTTTTAATCTAGATACAAAATCTATTTCACAAGAAGATCTGCAAACACTACAAAGAACTATTGTAGATATTCAAAATGCAATTCATGCTCTCAATCAACCAGCGATTCGAATTGTTGTGGATAAAATATATCAGTTGATTCACAAAAATATCGGTACTAAGCATAAATCACTTTCACGCAATGCCATCAATACACTGCAGTCTCAAGTAGACATGCTACGACAAGTCACCCAAATTCACTTAGAAACTGATATTCCTCAGACCTCACATGAAAGTACACAAAAATTACACCATTTGATTATTGGGCTACATGATAAGCAATTAGTTGAAGAAATCATAAATCAAGTGAAATATTTCAATTATACGAGTTCCTCTTGTGAAAGCTTGGAGGAAATCATAGAACTCATCAATCATCACCCCCCCAACAGTTATCATGCTATTTTATTAGACACTGAATTCTGCACAAACAAAGATCCCTCACTTATTAAACCGCTATCAGAGAAAGTACCTATTTTATTTGTTTCTTTTGATAATAGAGTCGCAACTCGATTATTTGCCGTACGCGCAGGTGGCAGTGCTTATCTCGTGCGTCCCGTGGAATTTACACATCTGATAGAAAAGATAGATCACATAGCACTGAATCAAAATGAAATAACACCTTATCGCATTCTGATTGTGGAAGATTCTCGTACCCAAGCAAAATTTATCCAGCAACAATTAGAAAATGCAGGCATGATTACAGAAGCCATTAATAATCCAATGGAAATCAATAAAATATTACAAGAATTCCAACCAGAATTAATTTTAATGGATCTGTATATGCCAGAATGCTCTGGCTTTGAATTAACGAAAATGATTCGACAACAAGAACCGTATATGAGTATTCCCATTGTCTATTTATCGGCAGAAGCCGATCTGGATAAGCAATTAAAAGCCATTAAACTAGGTGGAGATGATTTTCTGACCAAGCCAATGGAGCCTGAACATTTGGTACTAGCGATTCAAGCACGAGCAGACAGAGCCAGAACGCTCAGAGCTGAAATGATCCAAGACAGCCTCACGGGATTGTTAAATCATACACGCATATTAGAGCAACTTGATCTCGAGATAGCGCGCGCTAAAAGAAATCATTTGCCCTTAAGCTTTGCCATGATTGATATTGATTATTTTAAAGCCATCAACGATAACCATGGGCACCCTATTGGCGACAGAGTGATTAAAGGCCTCGCACGATTGCTGAAACAACGCTTGCGTAAAACAGACAGTATTGGCAGATACGGTGGCGAAGAATTCGCAATTATTCTGCCACAAACAGATAGAACTGTAATTTTGCCTTTAATAGAAGATATTCGCAAAGGGTTTTCTAAATTGTTACATCAAAGCAGTGATCCACTCGTTGAATTCACAGCAACAGTAAGCTGCGGTTTAGCTGAATTTACTGCAACCAATAACACGGTGGGAAAACTCGTGCAAGCCGCAGACAAAGCTTTGTATGCAGCTAAAGATCAAGGCCGAAATTGCGTTGTGTTGGATTCAGAATAG
- the aroQ gene encoding type II 3-dehydroquinate dehydratase: MAKITILHGPNLNLLGQREANIYGDVSLKEINDTLHTLAQGHALECFQSNAEHELVEKIHLASKDKVDFLIINPAALTHTSISLRDALLATKIPFIEVHLSNPLAREVFRHHSYFSDIAVGVVSGLGAQGYYAALNAALSILKH, from the coding sequence ATGGCAAAAATAACCATCCTCCATGGCCCCAATTTGAACTTATTGGGGCAAAGAGAAGCAAATATCTATGGTGATGTATCCTTAAAAGAAATTAATGATACCTTACACACGCTCGCTCAAGGTCACGCACTTGAGTGCTTTCAATCCAATGCTGAGCACGAGCTGGTAGAAAAGATTCATTTGGCTAGCAAAGATAAAGTCGATTTCCTAATCATCAACCCTGCAGCGTTAACTCATACCAGCATTAGTCTTCGAGATGCACTACTTGCCACAAAGATTCCTTTCATCGAAGTGCATTTAAGTAATCCGCTGGCAAGAGAAGTCTTTCGACATCATAGCTATTTTTCCGATATCGCTGTGGGCGTAGTCTCAGGACTAGGCGCGCAAGGATACTATGCCGCGCTCAATGCAGCATTATCAATTCTTAAACACTAA
- the cutA gene encoding divalent cation tolerance protein CutA: protein MSTDYCVIYCTCPNQETAENLSALLLEKRLVACLNIVPNLSSHYIWQGKITKGEELLLVMKTKTSKLTQVEGLILEVHPYEFPEFIAMPIIYGNRQYLDWVNEVVD from the coding sequence GTGAGTACTGATTATTGTGTCATTTATTGTACCTGTCCCAATCAAGAAACAGCTGAGAATTTGTCAGCATTATTATTAGAAAAGCGCTTAGTCGCATGCCTTAACATTGTGCCCAATCTAAGCTCTCATTATATCTGGCAAGGCAAAATAACAAAAGGTGAGGAACTTTTGTTGGTCATGAAAACAAAAACAAGCAAGCTAACTCAGGTTGAGGGTCTGATTTTAGAAGTGCATCCCTATGAGTTTCCTGAGTTCATTGCAATGCCAATCATATATGGCAATCGTCAATATTTAGACTGGGTTAATGAAGTGGTTGATTAA
- a CDS encoding mechanosensitive ion channel family protein, giving the protein MIIKALSAPLKENLLETALLIAIFLFLYLIAVLFVKFKVKMVRRKEKVRTRLKYLFLIIFFMLLVQIWIDKFFQILAFIGFLSAAVTITQRDNITNFIAWFIINWRELFLEGDTVQVGKITGRVKSIGPLYITIHETYETQPAYSTGRTIKLPNGMVSKNPVINFSTQHKLTHKVEYLFDSKANLSQLKAYAEQLVLELKEYYKSIGEKTQLEGCHFSFNLQQSKMSGLLLILQFQSSLEELALLKQFLDEKLLAAHNSDSEIKLVFE; this is encoded by the coding sequence ATGATCATCAAAGCACTTTCAGCACCACTTAAAGAAAATCTTCTGGAAACGGCGCTTCTTATCGCTATTTTTCTTTTTCTCTATTTAATTGCCGTATTATTTGTAAAATTTAAAGTTAAAATGGTTCGACGCAAAGAAAAGGTGCGGACACGATTAAAATATCTTTTCTTAATTATATTCTTTATGCTGTTGGTGCAAATTTGGATAGATAAATTCTTCCAAATACTTGCCTTTATTGGCTTCTTATCTGCGGCCGTTACCATCACACAACGAGACAATATTACCAATTTCATTGCTTGGTTTATTATTAACTGGAGAGAATTATTTCTCGAAGGCGATACTGTTCAAGTTGGAAAAATTACCGGCCGTGTAAAATCAATCGGCCCTTTATATATCACCATACATGAGACTTACGAGACACAACCTGCCTATTCAACAGGCAGAACCATAAAGCTCCCCAATGGCATGGTTTCTAAAAATCCCGTTATTAATTTCTCTACACAACACAAGCTAACACATAAGGTAGAATATTTATTTGACAGCAAAGCTAATTTGTCTCAATTAAAAGCATATGCTGAACAATTAGTGCTTGAGTTAAAGGAATACTATAAATCGATTGGCGAAAAAACACAGCTAGAAGGATGTCATTTTAGCTTTAATTTACAGCAATCTAAAATGAGTGGTTTGCTCCTCATTTTACAATTTCAGTCTAGCCTAGAAGAACTAGCACTGCTTAAGCAATTCCTTGATGAAAAACTGCTAGCCGCGCACAATAGCGACTCAGAAATAAAGTTAGTCTTCGAATAG
- a CDS encoding flavohemoglobin expression-modulating QEGLA motif protein: protein MTKRKTPTPYLENIKALSDELVKAQEPIRILDAIKWSEAIKQDFFKHKCKQQPKISRDDYLQQNKIDFNAQREVFYTIERQVTRKLGQFNTVGKMLKKKCNEYVLVLRMLEACGTPEFSNLSKLLYGSAKDVFHAGDPTIAELGQLMTEALCQIDKSEVVQEDPRTINAERAVEILQKKLSRHFQEADKPLRVIISDGIVSDAAAGADYIKLRQDALFNKRDLNLLEVHEGLVHIGTTLNGKLQPYCTFLSKGPPSSTVTQEGLAVLMEILCLVSFPARLKKLANRIRAIELAEEGATFVEIFNFFQEEGYDEDTAYSFTTRVFRGSLATMGPFTKDLSYTKGFVTVYNFIQLAVKKGKLERIPILFCGKTNLEDIRDLAQLVEEGIVIAPKFLPPQIKDLNAIAAWMCFANFLNCLSTHKIESDYDYLLSS from the coding sequence ATGACCAAGCGCAAAACACCCACCCCTTACCTTGAAAATATCAAGGCACTCTCGGATGAGCTGGTGAAGGCACAAGAACCCATACGCATCTTAGATGCCATCAAGTGGAGTGAGGCTATCAAACAAGATTTCTTTAAACATAAATGCAAGCAACAGCCTAAAATTTCTCGAGATGACTATCTTCAGCAGAATAAAATAGATTTTAATGCGCAACGAGAAGTCTTTTATACTATAGAGCGACAAGTCACTCGAAAATTAGGGCAGTTCAATACGGTCGGCAAAATGCTGAAAAAGAAATGTAATGAATATGTGCTTGTATTGCGTATGTTAGAAGCCTGTGGCACTCCTGAATTTTCAAATTTATCTAAGCTACTGTATGGATCTGCAAAAGATGTCTTTCATGCAGGCGATCCAACCATTGCTGAGCTAGGTCAATTAATGACAGAAGCACTCTGCCAAATTGATAAAAGCGAGGTAGTTCAAGAAGACCCAAGGACCATTAATGCCGAAAGAGCGGTTGAAATTTTACAAAAAAAACTTTCTAGGCATTTTCAAGAAGCAGATAAACCCTTAAGGGTGATTATCAGTGATGGTATTGTTTCTGACGCCGCAGCAGGCGCAGATTATATTAAGCTGCGACAAGATGCTTTATTTAACAAACGTGATCTCAATCTCTTGGAGGTGCATGAAGGTCTAGTACATATTGGTACAACATTGAATGGAAAACTACAACCTTACTGCACTTTTTTAAGCAAAGGCCCTCCTTCTTCCACCGTAACACAAGAAGGCTTAGCCGTACTCATGGAAATCTTATGTTTGGTATCTTTCCCTGCTCGTTTAAAAAAACTGGCAAATCGTATTAGAGCCATTGAGCTAGCAGAAGAAGGCGCAACCTTTGTTGAAATATTTAATTTCTTCCAAGAAGAAGGATATGATGAAGATACAGCCTACTCTTTTACAACACGCGTTTTTAGAGGTAGCTTAGCAACCATGGGCCCCTTCACAAAAGACTTGTCTTATACAAAAGGTTTTGTAACGGTTTACAATTTTATACAGCTTGCCGTTAAAAAAGGTAAATTAGAACGTATTCCTATCCTATTTTGTGGGAAAACGAATTTAGAAGATATTCGCGATTTAGCACAACTGGTTGAAGAAGGCATTGTCATTGCGCCCAAATTTTTACCGCCACAAATTAAAGATTTAAATGCTATCGCTGCCTGGATGTGCTTTGCAAACTTCTTAAATTGCTTGAGCACACACAAAATTGAAAGTGATTATGATTATTTGTTGAGCAGCTAA
- the dsbD gene encoding protein-disulfide reductase DsbD, with product MKNLILALTLILTFILSAPTLALAEAQSNDLIRLGIPKNNFLSQEQAFQLQTFVNPQGDISLSWILAPGYYLYQKQISLVLYSEQGEKEVNISDLQLPPTKIIHDPYFGEQPIYENTLEFILTLKDIAQGSTSLKVHYQGCSEQGLCYPPIDKSFNIHWQNNKILDITESKNTQPKTLGKENTTLNVVSPTPSETNTLFSASILKTLLTFLGLGALLSFTPCVLPMLPILSSVIIGQKKLNTKKAFLLSLSYTMSMALTLALLGVIAVFLGKNFQALFQQPLFISAFASIFIYLGLVQVGVVHFGLPSTFQNKISQWQMNFPAGSYLNAVVMGTLATLIASPCVSAPLVGALSFIAQTGNYWLGAGTLFCLGLGMGSVLMIAGTLGGHYLPKAGQWMHIVNKFFAAILFALSIWLISRLLNSQTALILWSLWCLLIAYWLGAFSRLKEIGARIGVLFMLMACVCLLSIKNNDNSPQQLLTNLWYGTTQNKVADLHFNTINSIEDLHQFLMAAQKHQSPTLVKAYANWCTTCKDNEKIIFASTIAQSKLQSWQLLMIDMTEMTAEKQALINHLNIYGPPAILFFDTDGKEAREERLVGKSSLAPFLARLSKIYT from the coding sequence ATGAAAAATCTCATCTTGGCTTTGACATTGATCCTTACATTCATACTGAGTGCGCCTACCTTAGCATTGGCAGAAGCACAATCGAATGACTTAATACGCTTGGGTATTCCTAAAAATAATTTCTTATCTCAAGAGCAAGCTTTTCAGCTACAGACCTTTGTCAATCCACAAGGCGACATTTCTCTCTCCTGGATCTTAGCGCCTGGATACTACCTTTATCAAAAGCAAATTTCTCTCGTTCTATATTCTGAACAAGGAGAAAAAGAAGTAAATATCTCAGATTTACAATTACCACCTACAAAGATTATTCATGATCCTTATTTTGGAGAACAACCTATTTATGAAAATACCTTAGAATTTATTCTAACACTCAAAGATATAGCGCAAGGATCAACCTCACTCAAAGTTCATTATCAAGGCTGTTCAGAACAAGGTCTATGCTATCCACCCATAGATAAATCATTTAATATTCACTGGCAAAATAATAAAATTCTTGACATCACAGAAAGCAAAAATACACAGCCCAAAACATTGGGTAAAGAAAATACTACCCTTAACGTCGTGTCACCAACACCCTCTGAGACCAACACACTTTTTAGCGCATCCATTTTAAAAACATTATTAACCTTCTTAGGCTTAGGGGCGCTCTTAAGCTTTACGCCTTGCGTACTACCCATGCTGCCTATTTTATCTTCGGTGATTATAGGTCAAAAAAAACTCAACACCAAAAAAGCTTTTCTTCTTTCGCTGAGTTATACAATGAGCATGGCATTAACCTTAGCCCTGCTGGGCGTCATCGCTGTTTTTTTAGGAAAGAACTTTCAGGCCTTGTTTCAACAACCACTCTTTATCAGTGCTTTTGCAAGTATTTTCATCTACCTCGGCTTAGTGCAGGTAGGTGTTGTACATTTTGGCTTACCGTCCACATTCCAAAATAAAATAAGCCAATGGCAAATGAACTTTCCAGCTGGCAGTTATCTGAATGCGGTAGTCATGGGCACATTAGCAACACTGATCGCTTCACCTTGCGTCAGTGCACCACTGGTAGGTGCTTTAAGTTTTATTGCTCAAACAGGAAATTACTGGCTCGGTGCTGGCACACTCTTTTGTCTGGGTTTAGGTATGGGATCAGTTTTGATGATAGCAGGAACCTTAGGGGGACATTATTTACCCAAAGCCGGCCAATGGATGCATATTGTTAACAAGTTTTTTGCTGCAATCTTGTTTGCCTTAAGTATTTGGCTTATCAGTCGCCTATTAAACAGTCAAACAGCACTCATCTTGTGGTCTTTGTGGTGTTTGCTGATAGCCTATTGGTTAGGCGCCTTCTCTCGTCTCAAAGAAATCGGTGCACGAATAGGTGTTTTATTTATGTTAATGGCCTGTGTGTGCCTACTTAGCATTAAAAACAATGATAATAGCCCTCAGCAACTATTAACAAATTTATGGTATGGCACAACGCAAAACAAGGTTGCTGATCTTCATTTTAATACTATTAATTCGATTGAAGATCTTCATCAATTTTTGATGGCAGCGCAAAAACATCAATCTCCCACTTTAGTGAAAGCCTATGCGAATTGGTGCACAACCTGCAAAGACAATGAAAAAATCATTTTTGCAAGCACAATCGCCCAATCAAAACTCCAAAGTTGGCAACTACTCATGATTGATATGACAGAAATGACCGCAGAAAAACAAGCACTCATCAATCATTTAAATATCTATGGCCCGCCTGCCATACTGTTTTTTGACACAGACGGAAAAGAAGCTCGAGAAGAACGATTGGTAGGGAAAAGTAGTTTAGCCCCTTTTCTCGCAAGGCTTAGTAAAATATATACCTAA
- the dusB gene encoding tRNA dihydrouridine synthase DusB: protein MTSASPRNYDKGLKIGPYHIEKPIILAPMAGVTDLPFRQLCKELGAGLAVTEMVGANSLLHGSEKTKRRANHSGETRPCSVQIVGSDPQKMGEAARFNQDQGAEIIDINMGCPAKKVCNTLAGSALLQDEPLVQRILSAIVKSVEIPVTLKIRTGWDKDHRNGIRIAKMAEDCGIQALAVHGRTRACMFKGDAEYETIRAIKEAVNIPVIANGDITTPEKAKTVLELTNADAIMIGRAAQGHPWIFNEIHHYLTTNQILAAPSVQTIRDTLLDHLKNLYAFYGNERGVLVARKHVSWYSKGQRASSHFRLAFNQLTDANEQLQLIESFFDTLLENEQRNH from the coding sequence ATGACAAGCGCATCCCCTAGAAATTATGATAAAGGCTTAAAAATTGGCCCTTACCATATTGAAAAACCTATTATATTAGCGCCTATGGCGGGTGTAACTGATCTTCCCTTTAGGCAACTTTGCAAAGAATTAGGTGCTGGCCTTGCCGTAACGGAAATGGTTGGCGCAAACTCTTTGCTTCATGGCAGCGAAAAAACCAAACGCCGTGCCAATCACAGTGGTGAAACCAGACCCTGCTCCGTGCAAATTGTTGGTTCTGATCCTCAAAAAATGGGAGAAGCCGCTCGCTTTAACCAAGATCAAGGGGCAGAAATCATCGATATCAATATGGGATGTCCTGCCAAAAAAGTATGTAATACACTTGCTGGTTCTGCCTTGCTTCAAGATGAACCCTTAGTACAGAGAATACTAAGCGCAATTGTTAAATCCGTTGAAATACCTGTCACTTTAAAAATCAGAACAGGTTGGGATAAAGATCATAGAAATGGTATAAGAATCGCTAAAATGGCAGAAGATTGTGGCATTCAAGCACTGGCTGTGCATGGTAGAACCAGAGCTTGCATGTTCAAAGGCGACGCAGAATATGAAACCATACGCGCCATAAAAGAAGCGGTAAACATACCTGTCATTGCAAATGGCGATATCACAACCCCTGAAAAAGCAAAAACGGTATTAGAACTAACCAATGCTGATGCCATCATGATTGGGAGAGCCGCTCAAGGTCATCCATGGATATTTAATGAAATTCATCATTACTTAACAACCAATCAAATCCTTGCAGCCCCCAGCGTGCAAACCATTCGAGATACCTTATTAGATCATTTAAAAAATCTGTATGCATTCTATGGCAATGAACGCGGTGTACTCGTGGCACGTAAACATGTTTCTTGGTACAGCAAAGGTCAAAGAGCCAGTAGCCATTTTAGACTTGCTTTTAATCAATTAACTGATGCAAACGAACAATTACAGTTGATTGAATCCTTTTTTGATACCTTGCTTGAAAACGAACAACGCAACCATTAA